A stretch of DNA from Angustibacter sp. Root456:
ACGTCGTTCTCCACCACCACGGGCACGCCCAACCGCTCGCGCAGCCCGCCCGCGAGCTCGGTCGGCTGGTCGTGCAGACCGAGGTTCACCGCGTGCGAGACGCGTCCGGCGCTCGCGTCGACGAGGCCGGGCACGCCGACGCCGACGCCGGCCAGGGCCGCGGGCGCCACACCTGCCCGGTGGGCGGCCTCGGTGACCGCTCGCACCACGGTGTCGACCACTCCGCGCTCCCCACGTCGCGTGCCGAGCCGGGCGCGGCCGAGCACGCGCAGACGCTCGTCGGCGACGACCGCGAGCACCTTCGTGCCGCCGACGTCGACGCCGGCGACCAGCGCAGCGCCCATCAGCGCCCCTCGGCCAGCAGGCGGTCGAGCGCCTGCGCCGACGCCTGGGAGGCACCGCGGGTGCACACGGTCGTGAGCCCCTCGACGAGCGGCTCAGGGTCCGGCCACCCCATCTCGACGAGCACCGCATCGGGTCGGCGGGCCGCGACGCGCTCGATCACGGCTCTGGCCCAGGCCTGGCGACCGGCGTCGCGCACGAGCACCACCACCGGACGATCGTCGAGGCGCGCCACGGGGTCGTCATCGGGGCCGACGTCGAGGTCGTCAGGGGGGCCGACGTCGTCCGGGCTCATCGCGACGAGCTCACCACCGGCGAGCACCCGGCCGTCTACGGGTAGCCCCCAAGGCACGTGACCCACCGCCTGGTTGCTTCCGCCGTCGAGCTGCAGCACCTGGGCGCCGGTGCGCGCCGAGAGGGAGCCGGTCACCGACAGCGCGAGCGTGGCGGCCTCCGCGCTCGCCTGCGGCGCCGGGGCGGCCTGAGCGAGCGCGCGCAGCCCGGCGAGCCGCGCGCTCGCGGTGTCGACGCGGTCCGCGGCCTCGCGCAGGCGGCCGAGGGGCAGAGTGCCGTCCGCCACCGCGTCGGTGACGGCCGCGACCACGGCCTCGAGCGAGGCGTCAGCGAGGCCGGGGCCGAGGCACAGCAGGTCGGCGCCCGCGCGCAGCGCCAGCACCGCCGCGGCGGGTACGCCACGGCCGGCGCTCGCGCCGCGCATGTCGAGAGCGTCGCTCACCACGAGGCCCTCGAAGCCGAGCTCCTCGCGCAGCAGCCGGGTGGCCGCGGGGCTGAAGGTGGCCGGCGCGCAGGCATCGAGCGCGCGCAGCACGACGTGCGAGGTCATCACGGCCACCGCACCGGCCGCGATGCCGGCGGCGAACGGCGGCAGCTCGCGCTCGCGCAGCACCTCCAGCGGTCGGTCGACCACCGGCAGGTCGAGGTGGGAGTCGGCTGCGGTGTCGCCGTGGCCGGGAAAGTGCTTCAGGCAGGCGCCGGCTCCGGCTGCCTGCAGCCCCCGCACCCAGGCGGCGACGTGCCGGCTGCAGGCGCCGGCGTCCGCTCCGAAGCTGCGGACGCCGATCACGGGGTTCGCGGGGTTGGAGTTGACGTCAGCGACGGGGCCGAGGTCGAGGTCGACGCCGTGAGCGAGCAGCTGGGTACCGATGTCGCCGCCCACCATCGAGGTGAGCCGCTCGTCGTCCGCAGCCCCGAGCACCGCCGCGCCGGCGTGCGGGCTGCCGGTGCGGTAGTACAGGCGCGTGACGTCACCACCCTCCTCGTCGAGCGTCGTGATCGCCTCGGGCCTCGCGGCGTGGACGGCGGCCGTGGCCCGGCCCACCTGGGCGAGGTCGCGCACGTTGTCGCCGTAGAGGCAGACTCCGCCCAGGCCACGCTCCAGCCGAGCGAGGAGCCAGGGCGGCACCACCGGCCCGCTGAACGACGCGAGCAGCACGCGATGCGCGAGGGCGGTGACGTCGAGGGAGCCGGTCACGTCAGCCCTTCACCGCGCCGGACACCAGGCCACCGGCCATCCGCCCCTGCACGAGCAGGAAGAACACGATCACCGGGATGGTCATGAGGGTGGAGCCGGCCATGATCGCGCCCCAGTCGGTGCCGCTGTTGACCTGCTTGAACGAGCGCAGCCACACCGGCAGGGTGAGGTGGTCGGGACGGTTCATGAGCACCAGCGCCATGACGAACTCGTTCCAGGCCTGGATGAAGGCGAAGACGCCGGTGGCGACCAAGCCCGGCCCGATGAGCGGCAGCGTCACCGAGCGGAACGAACGCAGGCGGGAGCAGCCGTCGATCATCGCCGCCTCCTCGAGCTCGACCGGGATGCCCGCGACGAAGCCCCGCAGGGTCCAGATCGTGAAGGGCAGCACCGTCGCGACGTAGACCGCGGTGAGGCCCAGCACGGTGTTGGTGAGCCGCCAGCCGTCGAGCAGCCGGAACATCGAGATGATGAGCGCCTCCCCCGGCAGCATCTGCACGACGAGGATGACCAGGACGAACCACCGCCGGCCGACGAACCGGAACCGGGTCACGGCCAGTGCGGCCAGCAGCGCGATCACGAGCGCCACGACCACCGTCGCCACCGTCACCACCAGGCTGGTCCGCAGCGCCGACAGGAACGGGAACTGCCCGCCTCCGTGCAGCACCTCGCGGTAGTTGCGCGCGGTGCCGGGCCACGGCACGAAGGTCGGCTCGGGACTGCGGATGAGATTGCCCGGCAGGAACGACGTGCTCACCATCCAGTAGACGGGGAACACCGAGCAGACGAGCACGAGCACGCCGGCGAGGTTGAGCCCGGCGCGTCGCAGCGGGGTGGTGCGGCGTCCGCCGTTCACAGCGCCTCCTCCCGGACCACCTGGCGCACGTAGACGAACGAGGCGGCCAACATGATCACGACGAGGATGACGGCGATGGCGCTGCCGGTGTCGAAGCGGCCCTGGGCCACACCGACCTGGTAGATGTACACGCCGATGGTGCTGGTCTCGGCAGTGATGCCGCCGGAGTCCTGCAGTGCGAAGATCTGCGTGAACACGCGCAGGTCCCAGATCACCTCGAGCATGGTGAGGATCAGCACCACCGGTCGCAGCAGGGCGTACGTGATGTGCCGAAAGCGTTGCGCCGCAGTGGCTCCGTCCAGCTCAGCTGCCTCCATGAGCTCCTCGGGCACCTGGCTCAGCGCGGCGTAGAGGGTGAACGCCACGAAGGGCACCGCCTGCCAGGTGATCACCACCGTAGCCACTGCGAAGAACGACAGCGGCTGGATGAGCCAGGAGTGGCCCGTCATGTCCATGCCCGCCGCGGTGAGCAGCCAGTTGACGATCCCGTACTGGGTGTCGAACATCCAGCCCCAGATCACGATGGCCGTCAGCGCCGGCATGGCCCACGCCAGGAGCAGACCGACGCTCACCACCGCTCGCATCACCCGGCCCAGCCGCAGCAGCAGCAGGGCCACCAGCAGGCCGAGCGCCATCGTCAGCACGACGTTCACGGCGCAGAAGGCGATGCTGCGAGCGAGCACGAGCCAGAACTGCCGGTCGGACAGCACTGCGGTGTAGTTGTCGAGACCGACGAACTCCGGCGGCTTGCCGAACACCTGGGCCCGACCGAACTCCTGCGTCGACATGACGAGCAGGCGCACCAGCGGGTAGCCGGTGAGCACCGCCAGCACGGCGACCGCCGGCACGAGCAGCAGGTGAGGCACGGACGGGCGGTACCGCCGGCGCATGGCCGCACCGCCCGTCCTGGCCTGGACCTTGAGGTGGATGACGACTCCCCTGGTCTGATCGCCGCGTCAGCGGTTGAGAGCTGCGGTGATCTTGGCGTCCGCGGCAGTGGCCAGCTGCTGGACGTCGCCGCCCTTGGCGATCTGCACGAACAGGTCCTCCAGGATCTTGTCGGACTCGACGTTCGCCCAGCCCGGCGCCGCCGGAGTGAGCTTGGTGTTGCTGGCCGCCTGCGCCGTCGCCTTCGCCACGTCGTCGTTGCCGAGGGCGCTGAACAGCGAGGTCTTGGCGGGGATCAGGCCGGCCTCGGCCATCTTCGTCTGGTAGCCGTCGCTGAGGATGACCTTCAGCAGGTTGTAGGCGAGATCGGGGTGCTTGGACTTCGCCGCGATGGCGATGTTCGACCCGCCGAGGAACACTGGCGCGGTCTGGCCGGCCGACTCGCCCGGCAGCGCGAAGACGCCCAGGTTCTTCTCCGCCTCGGGGCAGCCGCCCTTGTCCTTGGCGGCGAGGATCGAGCCCTTGACCCAGCCCGGCGCCGACAGCATGCCGATCTGGTTCGCGCACCATGGCACCTGCGGGTCGGTCTCGTTGCCGTCCTTCGCCGCGCCAGAGGCCTTCTGCATGACCTCCTGCACCATCTTCAGGCCGGCCACAGACTGCGGCGTCGACAGCGCCCCCTGCCACTTGCCGTCCTTCTGCACCGCCAGGTCACCACCTGCCGACCAGATGTACGGGAGCGCGTTGCGCCAGTCCTGCCCCGGGAAGTAGATGCCGGAGAACCGGTTGCCGCCCGCGGCCTTGAGCTTCTCGCCGTCCGCTACGTACTCCGCGAGGGTCTGCGGCGGCTTCAGTCCCTGCTTGGCGAACAGGTCCTTGCGGTAGAACACGAGCCGCGAGCCGGCGTAGTACGGCGCCGCGTACAGCTTGCCGTCGTAGCTACCCGACTCCACGAACCCCTGGAGCAGGTCGTCGCCGCCGAGGTCGGCCTTCTTGTCGGTGATGTCGAGGAAGGCCCCCGCGGAGGTGAAGGCGACCGCTTGGGTGTTGCCGACCTCGACGACGTCCGGGCTGTCGCTGCCGCTCAGCGCGGTGGTCAGCTTGTCGACCAGGCCGTCCCAGACCTGCTCCTCGATGACGAGCTCGGCCTTGGGGTTGGCCTTCTCGAACTCAGCCTTGGCGTAGTCGCGCACTGCCTGTGGCGTGTCCGTGCCTACCAGCCAGAGCCGCACCTTGGTCTTGCCACCGGCGGTGGCGTCCGACGACGAGCCGCTGGAGCCGCCGCAGGCGGTCAGCGCGACGGCGGCAGCCAGAACGACTGCGGCAGAGCGGAAGTGCTTCACGTGATCCTCCTGCGTTGCTCTCTGCGCGCGCCGGACGACGTGCGCCTTGACGTTCGTGGGTGAGTTCGGACGGTGAGGGGTGCGACGGCTACGAGACGCCGAGCTGACCGGACAGCACGAGCACCGCTGCGCCCGCGAGGACGACGTCGGCGCCGGCCGCAGGCAGTCGCAGCTCGACGTCCTCGCCGACGACGGGCATGCACCGGCGGCGCAGCACGGTGAGGGCGGCGTCGAGCAGCGGGCCGCCCAGCAGGTCGGCCGGGCCGCTGAGCACGACCTCGCGCAGGTCGAGCGCGCTGACCACCGGGGCGAGCGTCACACCCAGCGCCTCGCCCGCGGCACGCACCGCGGCCTCGCGCACCGCCTCGTCGGCGCCCTCGGTGCGGCGGCGCAGGGCGGGGACGCTGAGCACCGTCTCGAGGCAGCCGCGACGTCCGCAGGCGCAGGGCTCGCCGTCCTCGTCCACCACCAGGTGGCCGATCTCGCCGGCCGCCAGGTGCTGGCCGGCCAGCAGCGCGCCGTCGAGCAGCAGTCCCGCACCGACGCCCTTGCCGACGCGGATCAGCATCAGGCCGTGCTCGCCGGCCGCACCGAAGGTGTACTCGCCGAGGGCCGCGGTGTTCGCGTCGTTGGCCACGTGCACCGGCAGGTCGAGGGCGTCGTCGAGCAGCTGGGCGAGCGGCAGCGCGCTCCAGCCGAGGTTCGGCGCCTGCAGCACGACACCGTCGGCGTCCACGAGCCCGGGGGTGGCGATGCCCACACCCAGCAGGGGGCGGGTCGAGGCGTCGACGAGGTCGCGGCACAGCCGCTCGACCAGCTCGACGGCGCCCGTGCCGGTGCGTCCCTCGACCGGCAGCTTGCGGCGCTCGAGCACCGTGCCGGCGAGGTCGAGCACCGCGCCGTGGAAGCAGTCGGCGTCGGAGATGTCGACGGCGAGCACCTGGTGGGCGTCGTGGCGCAGCCCGACCAGCGTGGCCGGTTTGCCGACCCGCGTGCCGGGCTTGGCGCCGAGCTCGCTCACCAGGCCGTCGTCGATGAGCGAGGAGACCAGGTCGCTGACCGTGACACGGGTGAGGCCGGTCTCGCGGGCGAGGTCGGCGCGCGACGACGGCCCGGCCTGGAACAGCGACTGCAGCACGAGGGAGCGGTTGTGCTGGCGGGCGTGCTCGGGCAGGGCCTTGGTGCGGGGGCGCAGCCTGCGCGCCAGCCGGCGGTCGGGTGCGCTGCGTGCGGTCATGCGGGTTAGTAAATGGCCCTCACAAATAATCTGTCAAGGGTTCTAACAAACTCGGTCTGGCGATCTCAACCGATCTCAGAGCGGGCGCACGTCGGTCACCGTCACCACCGCCGCGCCCGCCTCGTCGGACGCCGGCAGGTCGACGACCGCCTCGATCCCCCAGTCGTGGTGCGCCGCCGGGTCGTCGAGCACCTGGCGTACCACCCACCGCTGCGGCTCGCGCTGCACCTGCAGCAGGTGCGGGCCCCGCGCGTCCGGCCCGGTGCCGACGTCGGCGTGCTCGGCGAAGTACGGCTCGAGCGCGGTGCGCCAGCTCTCGGCGTCCCAGCCGGCGCCGGCGTCGAGCTCGCCCAGGTCGTCCCAGCGGCGCAGCGCCACCAGCTCGACGCGCCGGAACAGGGCGTTGCGCACCAGCACCATGAAGGCCCGCGCGTTGCTCGTGAGTGGCGGCGGCGGGGCGTCGACCTGCTGCGCCGCACCGGGTTCGGCCGGATCGACCAAGCGCTCCCACTCGTCGAGCAAGCTGGAGTCGGTCTGCCGCACGGTCTCGCCGAGCCACTCGGTGAGGTCGTCGAGAGCCTCCGTGCGCATCCCCCCGGGCACCGTGCGGCGCAAGGCCTTGTACGCGTCGGCGAGGTAGCGCAGCACGAGGCCCTCCGAGCGCGCCAGGCCGTAGAAGCCGACCAGCTCGGCGAAGCTCAGCGCCCGCTCGTACATGTCCCGTGCCACCGACTTCGGCGACAGCTCGTAGTCCGCGACCCACGGGTGCCCGCGCCGGTACGTCTCGTAGGCCTGTTCGAGCAGGTCGGCGAGCGGTCGGGGCCAGGTGACCTCCTCGAGCAGCTCGATCCGCTCGTCGTACTCGATGCCGTCGGCCTTCATCTGAGCCACCGCCTCGCCCCGCGCCTTGAACTGCTGGGCCAGCAGCACCTGGCGAGGGTCGTCGAGCGTGGCCTCGAGCACCGACAGGACGTCGAGGGCGTGGGACGGCGCGTCGGGGTCCAGCAGCTCGAGCGCCGCGAGCGCGAAGGTCGACAGCGGCTGGTTGAGGGCGAAGTCGGCCTGCAGGTCCACCGTGAGGCGGGCCCGACGTCCGGTGTCATCAGGCACCGTCAGCTGCTCGACCACCCCGGCCGCCAGCAGCGAGCGGTAGATCGCGACGGCCTGGCGCACGTGCCGCACCTGCTGGCGAGGCTCCTCGTGGCTGTCGCGCAGCAGGTGGCGGAAGTGCTCGAGGGTGTCGCCCGGGCGACCGATCACGTTGAGCACCAAGGCGTGCGTCACGCGCAGACGGCTCCTGAGCGGTTCGGGGTCGGCCGCCACCAGGCGGTCGAACGTCTCGTTCGACCACGTCACCTGGCCCTCGGGCGGCTTCTTGCGCTGCACCTTGCGCCGCTTCTTCGGGTCCTCACCCGCCTTGGCCAGGGCCCGCTCGTTCTCGATGACGTGCTCGGGCGCCTGCACGACGACGTACCCGCTCGTGTCGTACCCGGCGCGTCCGGCTCGTCCGGCGATCTGGTGGAACTCCCGGGCATTCAGCCGCCGCTGCCGGTGACCGTCGTACTTGGTGAGGCCAGTGAGCAGCACCGTGCGGATCGGCACGTTGATGCCCACGCCGAGGGTGTCGGTGCCGCAGATCACCGGCAGCAGGCCGGCCTGGGCCAGCTGCTCGACCAGCCGGCGGTAGCGCGGCAGCATGCCCGCGTGGTGCACGCCGATGCCGTGCCGTACCAGGCGCGACAGCGTCTTGCCGAATCCCGCCGTGAAGCGGAAGGCACCGATGTGGGCGGCGATCTCGTCCCGCTGCTCGCGCGACGCCACGGTGGTGCTCATGAGCGCCTGGGCGCGCTCGAGGGCGGCGGCCTGGGTGAAGTGCACGACGTACACGGGGCTCTGCCGGGTCGACAGCAGCTCGTCGAGCGTCTCGTGCAGGGGAGTCATCGCGTAGCTGAAGCTCAGCGGCACCGGGCGCTCGGTGCCGCTGACGACGGCCGTGGCGCGGCCGGTGCGACGAGACAGGTCGTCGCGGAAGAACGAGACGTCGCCGAGCGTCGCGGACATGAGCACGAACTGCGCCTGCGGCAGCTCGACGATCGGCACCTGCCAGGCCCAACCGCGCTGCGGGTCACCGTAGAAGTGGAACTCGTCCATCACGACCTGGCCGAGATCGGCGTACTGCCCCTCGCGCAGAGCGAGGTTGGCGAGCACCTCCGCGGTGCAGGCGATGATCGGCGCACCCGCGTTGACGGCGGCGTCCCCGGTGACCATGCCGACGTTCGCTGAGCCGAACTGCTGGCACAGCGCGAAGAACTTCTCGCTCACGAGCGCCTTGATGGGTGCGGTGTAGTAGCTGCGTCGTCCGGCGGCGAGCGCGCCGAAGTGCGCTGCCGTCGCCACGAGCGACTTCCCCGAGCCGGTCGGCGTCGACAGCACGAGGTTGCTACCGGTGAAGACCTCGATGACCGCTTCGTCCTGCGCCGGGTAGAGCGTGAGCCCCTGGTCGGCCACCCAGGTCGTGAAGGCGTCGTACAGCGCGTCCGGGTCCGGCGCGCCGTCAGCGGGGTGGTCCGGGACCAGGTCGGTGAGCAGCATCGCCCCCATCCTCCCCCACGCGAACCGCTGGCTGGCCCGCCCCGCGCTCAGGTGTCGCGCAGGCAGGGCCCGGAGCCGGCGATCGCCAGCCCCTCGACGTCACCGGGGCCGAGGTTCACCTGACCCTTGTTGCTGCGGTACATCAGCTGACCCGAGTCGTCGACGTGGTCGAGCCCCACGACGTGCCCGAGCTCGTGCTCCACGATCGTCGTGGCCTGACCCGCGCGGCCGGCGGCGATGAGCTGGTCGAAGGTGTCGCTCGCGAGGGTGATCTGCCCCGAGACGAGCCGGGCCCCCGCGTCGGTGGTGAGCTCGTAGCTGCCACCGAGGCCGGCCACCTGCCCGGTGAGACCGGCGAAGGTGCCGCGCTTCGCGAAGCCGACGAGCACCGGAGCCCACCGGTCGCCGTAGCGGTCACGCTGCACCGGCTCGCGGTGCTCGCTCACCGGCTCGGACGTCGTCCCGTCGTCGACGAAGGCCAACCCGGTGGCGGCCGAGATCACGGCGACGGCCCCTCGCACGAGGTCGACCGAGCCGGGCGGGCCGCCCGCCGGGTTGACGACGTAGTGCACCGGACGGCACGGGTCGTAGCGCACAGGCACGCCGTGGGCGTCGACGTGCATGAACGCGTGCGGTCCGGTGAGGTGGGTCTGCACCACCTGGTTCACCCGGACGTGCCGAGCGTCCTCGGGAAGCGGCGGGTATCCCGTGGCACCGGCCGGTGAGCCGCCCCACCCGAGGGCGGTGCGAGCCCCGACCGTGAGCGCGGCCGCGACGACGACCGCCACGACCAGCAGCACCCGATCACGGGCCGACAGGGCAGAGGAGCTGTGCCGCATGGGAAGCCGTCGCACTGGGCCGAAGGGCTCAGGCGACCGGAAGGCCCTCGTTGACCGTGACGGCGATCTGGCGCAGCACGTGGTCGGCCTGGTCGTGCGGCACCTGGCACGTGCCCGCCGCGTGGTGGCCCCCACCACCGTGCTCGAGCATGATCGCGCCGATGTCGACCGGCGAGGTGCGGTCGAGGATCGACTTGCCGACCGCGAGCACGGTGTTCTGCTTGCCCCGGCCCCAGATGACATGCGCCGACACCCGGCACTGCGGGAAGAGCGCGTAGACCATGAACCGGTTGCCGGCGTAGATGACCTCCTCGTCGCGCAGGTCGACGACCACCAGGTCACCCATCACCGTGCTGCAGCGGCGCAGCTGCTCGACGAACAGCTCGCTCTGCTCGGTGAAGAGCGCGACGCGCTCGGCGACGTCCGGCGTCTGCAGGATCCGCTCGACGCTGTCGTGCTGCAGCACCTCGTCGATCAGCTGCATCATCAGCTGGTAGTTCGAGATGCGGAACTCGCGGAACCGCCCGAGCCCCGTGCGGCTGTCCATCAGGAAGTTCATCAACGTCCAGCCGGTGGGGCGCAGGATGTCGTCGATGTCGTACTGCGCTGAGTCGGCCTGGTCGACCGCCCGCATGAGCTCGTCTGAGATGTGCGGAAACGCCTCAGCGCCGCCGTAGAAGTCGTAGACGACGCGCGCGGCCGAGGGCGCGGCGGGGTCGATGACGTGGTTGGCCTTGATGGCCGCGTTGCGCAGCGTCTCGCTGTGGTGGTGGTCGAAGACGATGTGCGCGTCCGGGGCATACGGCAGGTTGGTGAGGATGTCGCGCTCGCTCACCTCCACCAGGCCGTCCTGGACGTCCTTGGGGTGGACGAACGTGATGTCGTCAATGAGGTCGAGCGAGCGCAGCAGGACGGCGCACACGAGCCCGTCGAAGTCGCTGCGCGTCACCAGACGGTACTTGCGCCCACTCAGTCGCCCACTCATCAGTCGAGTCCTCTGCGTCGCTTCGGTGCAGAGCCCCTCGCCCCGCCGTCTTCTGTGTCGGCGGCGCAGGGTCCGCCGTCGATCACCCGTTCGGGTGACGGGGCCCTGATCCGGCGTGCGGCTGGCGGGAAGTCCCCTGGCCCGGCATCGTGGGAAGCGTCCCCGACACGTACAGGAGCCGTCGATGAGCACGCAGGACCTCGAGCCCCGGCCGGACGACGTGCCGGAGGGCGACTTCGTCGAGCAGCACCAGCTCGCGGACGACCAGACGGTGCCCGCC
This window harbors:
- a CDS encoding matrixin family metalloprotease gives rise to the protein MRHSSSALSARDRVLLVVAVVVAAALTVGARTALGWGGSPAGATGYPPLPEDARHVRVNQVVQTHLTGPHAFMHVDAHGVPVRYDPCRPVHYVVNPAGGPPGSVDLVRGAVAVISAATGLAFVDDGTTSEPVSEHREPVQRDRYGDRWAPVLVGFAKRGTFAGLTGQVAGLGGSYELTTDAGARLVSGQITLASDTFDQLIAAGRAGQATTIVEHELGHVVGLDHVDDSGQLMYRSNKGQVNLGPGDVEGLAIAGSGPCLRDT
- a CDS encoding glycoside hydrolase family 3 N-terminal domain-containing protein, whose amino-acid sequence is MTGSLDVTALAHRVLLASFSGPVVPPWLLARLERGLGGVCLYGDNVRDLAQVGRATAAVHAARPEAITTLDEEGGDVTRLYYRTGSPHAGAAVLGAADDERLTSMVGGDIGTQLLAHGVDLDLGPVADVNSNPANPVIGVRSFGADAGACSRHVAAWVRGLQAAGAGACLKHFPGHGDTAADSHLDLPVVDRPLEVLRERELPPFAAGIAAGAVAVMTSHVVLRALDACAPATFSPAATRLLREELGFEGLVVSDALDMRGASAGRGVPAAAVLALRAGADLLCLGPGLADASLEAVVAAVTDAVADGTLPLGRLREAADRVDTASARLAGLRALAQAAPAPQASAEAATLALSVTGSLSARTGAQVLQLDGGSNQAVGHVPWGLPVDGRVLAGGELVAMSPDDVGPPDDLDVGPDDDPVARLDDRPVVVLVRDAGRQAWARAVIERVAARRPDAVLVEMGWPDPEPLVEGLTTVCTRGASQASAQALDRLLAEGR
- a CDS encoding carbohydrate ABC transporter permease, giving the protein MPHLLLVPAVAVLAVLTGYPLVRLLVMSTQEFGRAQVFGKPPEFVGLDNYTAVLSDRQFWLVLARSIAFCAVNVVLTMALGLLVALLLLRLGRVMRAVVSVGLLLAWAMPALTAIVIWGWMFDTQYGIVNWLLTAAGMDMTGHSWLIQPLSFFAVATVVITWQAVPFVAFTLYAALSQVPEELMEAAELDGATAAQRFRHITYALLRPVVLILTMLEVIWDLRVFTQIFALQDSGGITAETSTIGVYIYQVGVAQGRFDTGSAIAVILVVIMLAASFVYVRQVVREEAL
- a CDS encoding ROK family transcriptional regulator, whose protein sequence is MTARSAPDRRLARRLRPRTKALPEHARQHNRSLVLQSLFQAGPSSRADLARETGLTRVTVSDLVSSLIDDGLVSELGAKPGTRVGKPATLVGLRHDAHQVLAVDISDADCFHGAVLDLAGTVLERRKLPVEGRTGTGAVELVERLCRDLVDASTRPLLGVGIATPGLVDADGVVLQAPNLGWSALPLAQLLDDALDLPVHVANDANTAALGEYTFGAAGEHGLMLIRVGKGVGAGLLLDGALLAGQHLAAGEIGHLVVDEDGEPCACGRRGCLETVLSVPALRRRTEGADEAVREAAVRAAGEALGVTLAPVVSALDLREVVLSGPADLLGGPLLDAALTVLRRRCMPVVGEDVELRLPAAGADVVLAGAAVLVLSGQLGVS
- a CDS encoding extracellular solute-binding protein codes for the protein MKHFRSAAVVLAAAVALTACGGSSGSSSDATAGGKTKVRLWLVGTDTPQAVRDYAKAEFEKANPKAELVIEEQVWDGLVDKLTTALSGSDSPDVVEVGNTQAVAFTSAGAFLDITDKKADLGGDDLLQGFVESGSYDGKLYAAPYYAGSRLVFYRKDLFAKQGLKPPQTLAEYVADGEKLKAAGGNRFSGIYFPGQDWRNALPYIWSAGGDLAVQKDGKWQGALSTPQSVAGLKMVQEVMQKASGAAKDGNETDPQVPWCANQIGMLSAPGWVKGSILAAKDKGGCPEAEKNLGVFALPGESAGQTAPVFLGGSNIAIAAKSKHPDLAYNLLKVILSDGYQTKMAEAGLIPAKTSLFSALGNDDVAKATAQAASNTKLTPAAPGWANVESDKILEDLFVQIAKGGDVQQLATAADAKITAALNR
- a CDS encoding carbohydrate ABC transporter permease, yielding MNGGRRTTPLRRAGLNLAGVLVLVCSVFPVYWMVSTSFLPGNLIRSPEPTFVPWPGTARNYREVLHGGGQFPFLSALRTSLVVTVATVVVALVIALLAALAVTRFRFVGRRWFVLVILVVQMLPGEALIISMFRLLDGWRLTNTVLGLTAVYVATVLPFTIWTLRGFVAGIPVELEEAAMIDGCSRLRSFRSVTLPLIGPGLVATGVFAFIQAWNEFVMALVLMNRPDHLTLPVWLRSFKQVNSGTDWGAIMAGSTLMTIPVIVFFLLVQGRMAGGLVSGAVKG
- a CDS encoding RNA helicase translates to MLLTDLVPDHPADGAPDPDALYDAFTTWVADQGLTLYPAQDEAVIEVFTGSNLVLSTPTGSGKSLVATAAHFGALAAGRRSYYTAPIKALVSEKFFALCQQFGSANVGMVTGDAAVNAGAPIIACTAEVLANLALREGQYADLGQVVMDEFHFYGDPQRGWAWQVPIVELPQAQFVLMSATLGDVSFFRDDLSRRTGRATAVVSGTERPVPLSFSYAMTPLHETLDELLSTRQSPVYVVHFTQAAALERAQALMSTTVASREQRDEIAAHIGAFRFTAGFGKTLSRLVRHGIGVHHAGMLPRYRRLVEQLAQAGLLPVICGTDTLGVGINVPIRTVLLTGLTKYDGHRQRRLNAREFHQIAGRAGRAGYDTSGYVVVQAPEHVIENERALAKAGEDPKKRRKVQRKKPPEGQVTWSNETFDRLVAADPEPLRSRLRVTHALVLNVIGRPGDTLEHFRHLLRDSHEEPRQQVRHVRQAVAIYRSLLAAGVVEQLTVPDDTGRRARLTVDLQADFALNQPLSTFALAALELLDPDAPSHALDVLSVLEATLDDPRQVLLAQQFKARGEAVAQMKADGIEYDERIELLEEVTWPRPLADLLEQAYETYRRGHPWVADYELSPKSVARDMYERALSFAELVGFYGLARSEGLVLRYLADAYKALRRTVPGGMRTEALDDLTEWLGETVRQTDSSLLDEWERLVDPAEPGAAQQVDAPPPPLTSNARAFMVLVRNALFRRVELVALRRWDDLGELDAGAGWDAESWRTALEPYFAEHADVGTGPDARGPHLLQVQREPQRWVVRQVLDDPAAHHDWGIEAVVDLPASDEAGAAVVTVTDVRPL